From a single bacterium genomic region:
- a CDS encoding NADH-quinone oxidoreductase subunit M — protein MLLSLIVFVPLIGGLIILLMDRDKAWAIKTMATIGAAIPFGLAGWLYYCFDPSISEIQFAEKIDWIPSLGISYYVGVDGLGLPMVIVTSLLSLVAVTISWNIKTGVKEYFALFLILETGMMGVFVALDLFLFYIFWELVLIPMYFIIGIWGGPRKEYAALKFIIYTVVGSVFMLLGLLGIYFTSDPHTFNIIELSQGTPFKGMILFQKVVYVALFLGFAIKVPIFPFHTWLPDAHVEAPTAGSVILAGVLLKMGAYGLMRVCFPILPEATLYFANYLAVLALINILYGAFTAMGQSDLKKMIAYSSVSHMGYVLLGMSALTVTGFNGALLQMFNHGLITGSLFMLVGVIYDRAHIRDIDGFGGIGERMPAYTGLMGVAVMASLGLPGLAGFISELLCFVGAFPTFPIITAGAVLGVLLSAVYLLWMFQRIFMGGLNPRWAELTDVNFREWISLLPLMVLIVLLGLYPRLILDVMNTTMTHLIPRFQ, from the coding sequence ATGCTTCTTTCATTGATTGTCTTTGTTCCCCTCATCGGAGGCTTGATCATTCTGCTGATGGACCGGGACAAGGCGTGGGCGATTAAGACTATGGCCACTATTGGAGCCGCCATTCCCTTCGGTCTGGCGGGTTGGCTTTACTATTGCTTTGATCCATCCATCTCTGAGATCCAATTTGCCGAGAAAATAGACTGGATTCCCAGCCTGGGTATTAGCTACTATGTCGGCGTAGATGGTCTTGGGCTGCCAATGGTGATTGTTACCAGCCTGCTATCTTTGGTAGCCGTAACTATCTCCTGGAATATTAAGACGGGGGTGAAGGAATATTTCGCCCTCTTTCTTATCTTAGAGACAGGTATGATGGGGGTCTTTGTGGCCCTTGACCTTTTTCTCTTTTATATTTTCTGGGAATTGGTGCTTATTCCTATGTATTTTATCATTGGAATCTGGGGTGGTCCCCGGAAAGAATATGCGGCCCTAAAATTTATTATTTATACCGTGGTAGGCAGTGTATTTATGCTCCTCGGCTTGCTGGGCATCTACTTCACCAGTGACCCGCATACCTTTAATATCATTGAGCTATCCCAAGGGACTCCGTTTAAAGGCATGATTTTATTTCAGAAGGTAGTTTATGTGGCCCTCTTTTTAGGCTTTGCGATCAAGGTGCCCATCTTTCCCTTTCACACCTGGCTTCCTGATGCCCATGTGGAAGCCCCCACGGCCGGTTCTGTCATCCTGGCCGGGGTCCTGCTCAAGATGGGGGCTTACGGGCTGATGAGGGTCTGTTTTCCTATCCTCCCCGAGGCCACCCTATATTTTGCTAACTATCTGGCCGTGTTGGCTCTGATAAACATCCTTTACGGGGCCTTTACGGCTATGGGCCAGAGCGATTTGAAGAAGATGATCGCCTATTCCAGTGTTTCTCACATGGGCTACGTCTTGTTGGGCATGTCGGCCTTAACAGTAACCGGCTTTAACGGCGCTTTGCTTCAAATGTTCAATCATGGCCTCATCACCGGCTCCCTCTTTATGTTAGTTGGGGTGATCTATGACCGGGCGCATATCCGGGATATTGACGGTTTTGGTGGGATTGGCGAACGCATGCCGGCTTATACCGGGCTGATGGGCGTGGCCGTGATGGCCTCTCTGGGCCTGCCAGGTCTAGCCGGCTTTATTAGCGAACTATTGTGTTTCGTGGGCGCCTTTCCGACCTTCCCTATTATTACGGCGGGTGCTGTCTTAGGGGTGCTTTTGTCGGCTGTATATCTCTTATGGATGTTCCAGCGCATATTTATGGGCGGACTCAACCCCAGGTGGGCCGAACTTACTGATGTAAACTTCAGGGAGTGGATTTCCCTGCTTCCCCTGATGGTACTTATTGTCCTCCTGGGACTCTATCCCAGACTGATATTAGACGTGATGAATACGACCATGACTCATCTCATCCCCAGGTTTCAATAG
- the nuoH gene encoding NADH-quinone oxidoreductase subunit NuoH yields MKLIYDTLAGFCEQYGLPLFYLDILLMLMVVGIIMGFVSISVLGMVWLERKVSAHMQDRLGPMRVGPHGVLQTIADAVKLLFKERITPHKADKVVYILAPVVIFASAMAAYVVIPWSPGMIIADLNIGWLYLLAIGGVAVIGILMAGWGSNNKYSLLGGFRSGAQIISYEVAATLSCLGVIMLTGSLSMVDIVNAQKELGWPFIVYQTVAFFVYLMAATAEVNRAPFDLPEAESELIAGFHTEYSAMGFSMFFLAEYANMFIVSAIATTLFLGGWLGPVLPPIVWFLIKTFGLVFVLMWFRWTYPRIRVDQLMVFGWKFLIPVAFINLLITGVGMLLWWN; encoded by the coding sequence ATGAAGCTCATTTATGACACCCTGGCCGGGTTCTGTGAGCAATATGGCCTCCCTTTATTTTACCTGGATATTTTGTTGATGCTGATGGTGGTGGGGATAATAATGGGTTTTGTTTCGATAAGCGTGCTGGGTATGGTCTGGCTGGAACGGAAAGTGAGCGCCCATATGCAGGACCGGCTTGGCCCTATGCGGGTCGGCCCGCATGGCGTTTTGCAGACCATAGCGGATGCGGTCAAGCTTCTTTTTAAGGAAAGAATTACTCCCCATAAGGCGGATAAAGTGGTTTATATCCTGGCGCCGGTAGTAATTTTTGCCTCAGCTATGGCCGCTTACGTAGTCATACCGTGGAGTCCGGGGATGATTATTGCCGACCTCAATATTGGGTGGCTTTACCTTTTAGCCATAGGGGGCGTGGCGGTTATCGGCATCCTCATGGCGGGGTGGGGTTCGAACAACAAGTATTCCCTGTTAGGTGGGTTCAGGTCCGGGGCTCAGATCATCAGCTATGAGGTAGCGGCTACCCTGTCCTGTCTGGGAGTGATTATGCTTACCGGTTCCCTGAGTATGGTTGACATTGTTAATGCTCAAAAGGAACTGGGATGGCCCTTTATAGTTTATCAGACGGTGGCCTTTTTTGTTTATCTTATGGCGGCTACGGCTGAGGTCAATCGAGCGCCTTTTGATCTGCCGGAGGCAGAGTCCGAACTCATTGCCGGTTTTCATACCGAATACTCTGCCATGGGTTTTTCCATGTTTTTTCTGGCTGAATATGCCAATATGTTTATCGTATCAGCCATAGCAACTACTCTCTTTCTGGGTGGTTGGTTAGGCCCGGTCCTGCCACCTATTGTCTGGTTTTTGATCAAGACCTTTGGGCTTGTTTTTGTCCTGATGTGGTTCAGGTGGACCTACCCCAGGATAAGGGTAGATCAGTTGATGGTTTTTGGCTGGAAATTCCTTATCCCAGTGGCCTTCATTAATCTTTTAATCACAGGGGTGGGAATGTTATTATGGTGGAACTAA
- a CDS encoding NADH-quinone oxidoreductase subunit J, with product MVELISFYILAVIAVISALLVVTLKNLVHAVLSLALFFFCVAGFYVLLNAEFLAAVQVFVYVGGITVLFLFLIMLTFKVADKRLRQVNEQWTISLIIVVLFGWLLITGLSETNWVVTEGGAPEKAIPAIGKLLLTTYVFPFEVVSVVLLAALIGAMVIARK from the coding sequence ATGGTGGAACTAATTTCTTTTTACATCCTGGCCGTCATAGCGGTGATTTCGGCTTTATTAGTAGTTACCTTAAAGAACCTGGTCCATGCGGTCCTTTCTTTGGCCCTCTTCTTTTTCTGTGTAGCCGGGTTTTACGTGCTTTTAAATGCTGAATTCCTAGCGGCGGTGCAGGTTTTTGTCTATGTAGGGGGGATCACGGTTCTTTTCCTCTTCCTGATTATGCTCACCTTCAAGGTAGCGGATAAGCGGCTCAGGCAGGTGAATGAACAGTGGACCATCTCCTTGATAATAGTTGTTCTCTTTGGCTGGCTTTTAATCACCGGTCTTTCTGAAACTAATTGGGTGGTAACAGAAGGAGGTGCACCAGAAAAGGCTATCCCGGCTATTGGGAAACTACTTCTGACCACTTATGTCTTCCCCTTTGAGGTTGTTTCTGTTGTCCTACTGGCTGCCTTGATTGGGGCGATGGTGATAGCCAGAAAGTAA
- the nuoL gene encoding NADH-quinone oxidoreductase subunit L, translating into MLNYVWWIPLLPLITFCVIIFFTRKAKTLSAYLSILTVFVSFILSGKLFFYLMTHPKTVEISMEWFRTGRIGIELGILIDPLTGMMVVVVTLVSLLIQIYSLGYMHGDPGLSRYYAFLSLFTFSMLTLVVANNFIEIFIGWELVGLCSYALIGFWYQKPEAAAAGKKAFITTRVGDVGFMIGILLLFSYAQTFNFLQVEEFLRLGTLSPALVTFIAVLIFCGAVGKSAQFPLHVWLPDAMEGPTPVSALIHAATMVAAGVYLVGRLFGLFAGSDQAMVVVAYIGGFTAILAGTIAVAQNDIKRIVAYSTLSQLGYMMLALGCGGYTAGLFHLMTHAFFKALLFLAAGSVIHAIHSQDIWEAGGLFKPMKITAIVFLLGSLSLAGIPPLAGFWSKDEILLAVHNSGHTLLFTTAIITVFLTAFYTFRLWFVVFTGEEKEGSHAHESPAVMTIPMIILAVLAVVAGLPGSPWMGGWIHKFIHFEGMPKVEAGHGGHGVMYLSLAMAALGIATAWIIYKVRWVSYESIAQTFSRLHSLFFHKYWIDEFYGLTAIRLTLALAWLSSLFDQYVIDGLVNGTAWTTVALGRGIRTFQTGLVQNYILIIFMGMLVFLLAKLL; encoded by the coding sequence ATGCTTAATTACGTCTGGTGGATACCACTATTACCTTTAATTACCTTTTGTGTCATTATCTTCTTCACCCGCAAGGCTAAGACCCTGTCTGCTTACCTCTCTATTTTAACTGTCTTTGTCTCTTTTATCCTTTCAGGTAAGCTCTTCTTCTACCTGATGACCCATCCCAAGACAGTCGAGATATCTATGGAGTGGTTTAGAACCGGTCGAATTGGCATTGAACTGGGTATACTGATTGATCCCCTGACCGGAATGATGGTGGTGGTAGTTACCCTGGTCAGCCTTCTTATCCAGATTTACTCCCTGGGGTATATGCATGGTGATCCAGGGCTTTCCAGATATTATGCCTTCCTTTCCCTGTTTACCTTTTCTATGCTTACCCTGGTTGTAGCCAATAACTTCATTGAGATTTTTATTGGTTGGGAACTGGTGGGATTATGTTCTTATGCCTTGATCGGCTTCTGGTATCAAAAACCGGAGGCGGCCGCCGCTGGCAAGAAGGCCTTTATCACTACCCGGGTTGGTGATGTGGGGTTTATGATTGGAATTCTGCTGCTTTTCTCTTATGCGCAGACCTTTAATTTCTTGCAAGTAGAGGAATTTCTTCGACTCGGAACTCTTTCACCCGCTCTGGTGACTTTCATTGCCGTCTTGATCTTCTGTGGAGCGGTAGGTAAGAGCGCCCAGTTTCCACTCCATGTCTGGCTGCCGGATGCGATGGAAGGTCCGACACCGGTCAGCGCCTTAATTCATGCGGCTACTATGGTAGCGGCTGGCGTCTATCTGGTTGGCCGGCTCTTTGGACTATTTGCCGGTTCAGACCAGGCCATGGTAGTAGTAGCCTATATTGGTGGTTTTACAGCCATCTTGGCGGGGACTATTGCCGTAGCCCAGAATGATATCAAGCGGATTGTGGCCTATTCAACCCTCAGCCAGTTAGGCTATATGATGCTGGCTTTAGGCTGTGGTGGTTATACGGCCGGGCTTTTTCACCTGATGACGCATGCCTTCTTTAAGGCCCTTCTCTTTTTGGCGGCCGGCAGTGTTATCCATGCGATTCATTCCCAGGACATCTGGGAGGCAGGCGGACTTTTTAAGCCAATGAAGATTACCGCCATAGTCTTCTTGTTAGGAAGCCTTTCCCTGGCAGGCATCCCACCATTAGCCGGCTTCTGGAGCAAGGATGAAATCCTGTTGGCGGTTCATAATTCAGGACACACCTTACTCTTCACGACGGCCATCATTACTGTTTTCTTAACGGCCTTTTATACCTTCAGGCTCTGGTTTGTGGTCTTTACAGGGGAAGAAAAGGAAGGCTCACATGCCCACGAGTCCCCTGCCGTGATGACCATTCCCATGATAATACTTGCCGTCCTGGCGGTAGTAGCTGGTCTGCCTGGCTCACCCTGGATGGGCGGCTGGATACATAAATTTATCCACTTTGAAGGGATGCCTAAGGTAGAAGCTGGGCACGGCGGTCACGGCGTAATGTATCTTTCCTTAGCTATGGCTGCCTTAGGCATAGCCACGGCCTGGATCATCTATAAGGTCAGGTGGGTATCCTACGAATCCATTGCCCAGACCTTTTCCAGGCTTCATAGTCTTTTCTTCCACAAATATTGGATAGATGAGTTTTATGGTCTCACCGCCATCAGGCTTACCTTAGCTCTAGCCTGGCTTTCTTCCCTCTTTGACCAGTATGTGATTGACGGTTTAGTCAATGGCACGGCCTGGACCACGGTAGCCTTGGGCCGGGGAATAAGAACCTTCCAGACTGGCCTGGTTCAGAACTATATACTTATCATCTTTATGGGTATGCTGGTCTTCCTGTTGGCCAAGCTGCTGTAA
- the nuoK gene encoding NADH-quinone oxidoreductase subunit NuoK, giving the protein MELSHYLTLSAIIFSIGLYGVLTRRNALGILLSIELMLNSVNINLVGFSHFITPALLAGQIFTIFTITIAAAEAAVGLAIINNIYRSAKTVNCDEINLMKG; this is encoded by the coding sequence ATGGAACTGTCACATTATCTTACTTTATCCGCTATAATATTTTCTATTGGTCTCTATGGCGTTCTCACCAGACGAAACGCCCTGGGGATATTGCTCTCTATCGAGCTGATGTTGAACTCAGTTAATATCAATCTGGTGGGCTTTTCTCATTTTATTACGCCGGCCTTACTGGCCGGTCAGATATTTACCATCTTTACGATCACTATTGCGGCGGCTGAGGCCGCCGTGGGACTGGCGATCATTAATAATATCTATCGCTCGGCCAAGACTGTCAACTGTGATGAGATAAACCTGATGAAAGGGTAG
- a CDS encoding universal stress protein, producing MFTRILLPTDFSSHARKTLECFLGLKEIGVKEIILITVVDDRGVEYPVAQDMAAEVEKKLEEIRSKVEKEGFSVRAVVRKGSPYLEILKAAEEEEVTLIALGSHGKSPLEEVLLGSVSERVVREAKVPVLIVRYRLLEGEEGVVLERVSENTFRKILYPTDFSTCSENTLRYIESLKTAGAEEVLVAHTIDERHITRESLEDVRIARRHSLERIKEELETWEYKVKVSLSTGVPLARILDIAEEEDISIIVLGSHGKGLVKEMLLGSVSENVVRMAKRPVLVIHERDVGGLEDSR from the coding sequence ATGTTTACTCGAATCCTGTTACCCACTGATTTTTCAAGCCATGCCCGGAAGACTTTAGAGTGTTTCTTAGGCCTTAAAGAAATCGGGGTAAAAGAAATCATCCTCATTACCGTGGTTGATGATCGGGGGGTGGAATATCCGGTGGCTCAAGATATGGCCGCTGAGGTGGAAAAAAAACTTGAAGAGATAAGATCAAAGGTGGAAAAAGAGGGGTTTAGCGTCAGGGCAGTGGTCAGAAAGGGATCTCCATATTTAGAGATACTTAAGGCGGCTGAAGAGGAAGAGGTAACTCTAATCGCCCTCGGTTCACACGGTAAGAGTCCTTTGGAAGAGGTTCTACTGGGCAGCGTCTCTGAGCGGGTCGTTCGTGAAGCCAAGGTTCCGGTTCTGATAGTTAGATATCGGCTCCTGGAAGGCGAAGAAGGCGTGGTCCTGGAGCGGGTTTCAGAAAATACCTTCCGGAAGATCCTTTATCCTACTGATTTCTCAACCTGCTCAGAAAATACCCTGAGATATATAGAGAGCTTAAAAACTGCCGGGGCTGAGGAGGTACTTGTAGCTCACACCATAGATGAGCGGCATATCACCAGAGAAAGTCTTGAAGATGTCAGGATTGCCCGGCGTCATAGCCTGGAAAGAATTAAGGAAGAACTTGAAACCTGGGAGTATAAAGTCAAGGTCTCTCTATCTACGGGGGTTCCTCTGGCCAGGATCCTTGATATAGCTGAAGAGGAAGATATTTCTATTATTGTTTTAGGCTCTCATGGCAAGGGGTTAGTTAAAGAGATGCTTCTGGGCAGTGTTTCTGAAAATGTAGTCCGAATGGCCAAACGGCCTGTGCTGGTTATTCACGAGAGAGATGTAGGGGGATTGGAGGACAGCAGATAG
- a CDS encoding NADH-quinone oxidoreductase subunit I, whose translation MFLVTDIYYLCRGLVQTFYHLFKPSVTLQYPARRWEMPERWRGVTRLVVDETTGKGKCVGCYLCARMCPSQAIEINTLEGPDHEKEVESFEVDISRCIFCGLCAEACPKGAIMLSTDYELAVYDRSGMIYEQEVLQQGPVIKRYTK comes from the coding sequence ATGTTTTTAGTCACTGACATATACTATCTTTGCCGAGGGCTGGTCCAAACCTTTTATCATCTCTTTAAACCGTCGGTCACCCTTCAATACCCGGCCAGGCGATGGGAGATGCCTGAAAGGTGGCGGGGAGTAACCAGGTTGGTAGTGGATGAAACCACGGGGAAAGGGAAGTGCGTGGGTTGTTATCTCTGTGCCCGGATGTGTCCGTCGCAGGCCATAGAGATCAACACCCTGGAAGGTCCGGATCACGAAAAGGAAGTAGAGAGTTTTGAGGTGGATATCTCTCGTTGTATCTTTTGTGGACTCTGTGCCGAAGCCTGTCCTAAAGGGGCCATTATGCTTTCTACCGATTATGAATTGGCGGTATATGATCGAAGCGGGATGATCTACGAGCAGGAAGTCCTTCAGCAGGGGCCGGTGATAAAGAGGTATACTAAATAA
- the nuoG gene encoding NADH-quinone oxidoreductase subunit NuoG produces MITLTIDEQKVEVKKGATILQAAEKMGIRIPTLCHDRRLLPMGACRICLVEVEKPRPGFVPACATSADEGMVIKTTTDRVRKIRQTMLELLLINHPLDCPVCDKAGECRLQDLTYEYGVSENRFTGAKANLGVDVVSPLIERNLNRCILCGKCVRICDELMDVGETSFIGRGYEVRIGTDFDRPLDCEFCGQCLDICPVGALTSRLFKHRGRVWELKNVATTCAYCGAGCSFTLGVKRGRVLRARGADSESVNDENLCVRGHFGWGYIHHPERLATPLMKREGRLVEVSWREALHEAVRRFRQIKEKIGPDALAGIGSARLTNEDIYLFQRFIRAGLGTNNIDHAGGYGHTGLSTLKDSLGCLGRVETLQNSDCILLLRSDLSETHPVVGIKVNLAVKGGRASLIVANPYPIKFSRHAKHTLFYQPGSEIALLNGMIRVMIEENLINRGFVDTRTLGFEALGKVVAAYTLDKVKEMTGIEPAAVIEAARTYARAERPTIVISAGYAPLGEDDRLVQAAINLALITGNPEGIAYLVERNNSAGALWMGAVPFWLPGYQGLGNRGEFEEVWGAPLPAKEGLGAVDILSKSTAVKGLYLIGENPLAACPDPVRTKQALEKLDFLVVQDLFLTEVAAMADIVFPAAGFAEKEGTYTNTEGRVQEIKPALTPPGEARPDLDIICELSNLMGHEMNYSSAAEVRGEIKRLVPDFGQAKTFEGKGRLVGLEPKDIVEEINEDYPLILMDGGLHFHSGSLSRYSSALAEVSPGARVEISSVDAKSYEVEAGSQVKVKSRHGETLLQAAVNERLPQGRVLIRRHPESGLMNLLPWPEFKEGRYEGKICTVKVVKA; encoded by the coding sequence ATGATTACCTTAACTATTGACGAACAAAAAGTTGAAGTTAAAAAAGGAGCAACCATCCTGCAAGCGGCAGAGAAGATGGGGATTAGAATCCCCACCCTCTGTCACGACCGCCGGCTTCTGCCTATGGGCGCCTGCCGAATCTGTCTGGTGGAGGTAGAAAAACCGAGGCCAGGCTTCGTTCCCGCCTGCGCTACTTCGGCTGATGAAGGTATGGTAATTAAGACCACTACTGACCGGGTTAGAAAAATCCGCCAGACCATGCTGGAGCTTCTCTTGATAAATCACCCCCTGGATTGTCCGGTTTGTGATAAGGCCGGTGAGTGCCGGTTGCAGGATTTGACTTACGAGTATGGCGTGAGTGAGAATCGTTTTACCGGAGCCAAGGCCAATTTAGGAGTGGATGTAGTCAGCCCTTTGATCGAAAGGAATCTCAACCGATGTATCCTGTGCGGTAAATGTGTCCGTATCTGTGATGAATTGATGGATGTAGGTGAGACCAGTTTTATTGGACGGGGATATGAAGTCAGGATCGGAACCGATTTTGATCGGCCGCTTGACTGTGAGTTCTGTGGTCAGTGTCTCGACATCTGTCCGGTGGGGGCGCTCACTTCCAGGCTTTTTAAACATCGGGGCAGGGTGTGGGAGCTTAAAAATGTGGCCACTACATGTGCCTATTGTGGGGCAGGTTGTTCTTTCACCTTAGGCGTAAAGCGGGGCCGGGTGCTCAGAGCCAGGGGCGCTGATTCTGAATCGGTTAATGATGAAAACCTCTGTGTCAGGGGACACTTTGGGTGGGGATATATTCACCATCCTGAAAGGCTGGCTACGCCTCTTATGAAGAGGGAAGGACGACTGGTAGAGGTTAGCTGGCGGGAAGCCTTGCATGAAGCTGTAAGAAGATTTAGACAGATCAAGGAAAAGATAGGTCCGGATGCCCTGGCCGGCATAGGTTCAGCTCGACTAACCAATGAAGATATCTATCTTTTTCAGCGTTTTATCCGGGCCGGATTGGGCACAAATAATATCGACCATGCCGGCGGTTACGGGCATACCGGACTCTCGACTTTGAAAGATTCCCTGGGGTGTCTGGGAAGAGTAGAAACCTTACAAAATTCGGATTGTATCTTATTGCTGCGCTCTGACCTTTCCGAAACCCATCCCGTGGTTGGGATAAAGGTCAATCTGGCCGTCAAAGGAGGCAGGGCCTCTTTGATAGTGGCTAATCCTTACCCCATAAAGTTCAGTCGGCATGCCAAGCACACCCTTTTTTATCAGCCAGGCAGCGAAATCGCCCTCCTAAACGGCATGATACGGGTGATGATAGAAGAAAATCTAATTAATAGAGGGTTTGTAGATACCAGGACCTTGGGGTTTGAAGCCTTAGGCAAGGTGGTGGCCGCCTACACGCTGGATAAGGTGAAGGAGATGACAGGAATAGAACCGGCGGCGGTCATTGAGGCTGCCAGGACTTATGCCCGGGCCGAAAGGCCGACCATAGTTATTTCGGCCGGATATGCCCCACTGGGAGAAGATGACAGGTTGGTTCAGGCCGCCATTAATCTGGCCTTGATAACCGGTAACCCTGAAGGGATAGCCTATCTGGTGGAGCGCAATAATTCGGCTGGGGCCCTTTGGATGGGGGCAGTGCCATTTTGGCTGCCAGGGTATCAAGGCTTGGGAAATAGAGGCGAGTTTGAAGAGGTTTGGGGAGCGCCCTTGCCAGCCAAAGAAGGCCTAGGCGCGGTAGACATACTTAGTAAGTCTACGGCCGTCAAAGGCCTTTATTTGATTGGCGAGAATCCGTTAGCTGCCTGCCCTGATCCGGTCCGCACCAAACAAGCCCTGGAGAAACTGGATTTCTTGGTAGTTCAGGACTTGTTCCTAACGGAAGTGGCGGCTATGGCTGATATTGTCTTCCCGGCCGCAGGTTTTGCGGAAAAAGAAGGCACCTATACCAATACGGAGGGCAGGGTTCAAGAGATTAAACCGGCTTTAACCCCGCCTGGAGAAGCCAGACCGGACTTGGATATTATCTGTGAGCTTTCAAACTTGATGGGACATGAAATGAATTACTCGTCCGCGGCTGAGGTAAGAGGGGAGATAAAGAGACTGGTGCCTGATTTTGGACAGGCTAAGACCTTTGAAGGAAAAGGAAGATTAGTTGGGCTTGAGCCTAAGGATATAGTCGAAGAAATTAATGAAGATTACCCCCTGATATTGATGGATGGGGGTCTCCATTTCCATTCCGGTTCCCTTTCGAGATATTCTTCTGCCCTGGCTGAGGTCTCACCTGGGGCCAGGGTGGAGATAAGTTCTGTTGATGCTAAATCTTATGAGGTAGAGGCTGGAAGCCAGGTTAAGGTAAAGTCAAGGCATGGAGAAACCCTTCTTCAGGCAGCCGTGAATGAGCGCCTGCCTCAGGGAAGAGTCCTTATACGCCGTCATCCGGAAAGTGGGCTGATGAATCTTCTCCCCTGGCCTGAATTTAAGGAGGGGAGATATGAGGGGAAGATATGCACCGTCAAGGTGGTGAAGGCGTGA
- the nuoF gene encoding NADH-quinone oxidoreductase subunit NuoF, whose product MEERILLANCGVIDPEDIESYQKAGGYNALKKVLSAKTPEGVIAEIETSGLRGRGGAAFPTGLKWKFTRQAKGDEKYIVCNADEGEPGTFKDRMLLEADPHHVLEGLIIAGFATGAKNGYIFIRGEYGLSISRVEKAIKQAREKGFLGEDILGSGFSFNAHLRVGAGAYICGEETALFAAIEGKRGIPRLKPPFPPTAGLWQKPTAINNVETLANIPLIIDRGAEWYAGLGTESSKGIKIFCLSGAVKSPGLYEAPFGVTLRHLIYEKAGGMKEDKPLKAILCGGAASGFLSSEHLDTPLDYQSLPPLGSGVGSGAIAVFAEGADIVDLVRQNAGFFLHESCGACIPCRIGSKQIYDILSRLMKGEGREADIDLLVDLAETMKVSSRCGLGMASPTPLLTAIRYFRADFLAKVN is encoded by the coding sequence TTGGAGGAGAGGATTCTCTTGGCCAATTGTGGGGTAATAGACCCCGAAGATATAGAGAGCTACCAAAAAGCAGGGGGTTATAATGCCTTAAAGAAGGTTTTATCTGCTAAGACGCCGGAGGGGGTTATTGCTGAAATCGAGACCTCCGGGCTTCGAGGTCGGGGCGGAGCAGCCTTCCCCACCGGCCTTAAATGGAAATTTACCCGGCAGGCTAAGGGAGATGAGAAATACATCGTCTGTAATGCCGACGAAGGCGAGCCAGGGACATTTAAGGACCGCATGCTGCTGGAGGCTGATCCCCACCACGTTTTAGAGGGGCTGATCATCGCTGGTTTTGCCACGGGTGCTAAGAATGGCTATATCTTTATCCGGGGTGAATATGGGCTATCCATCTCCAGGGTAGAAAAGGCCATCAAGCAGGCCAGGGAAAAGGGGTTTTTGGGGGAAGATATCCTCGGCTCGGGCTTCTCTTTCAATGCCCACCTCAGGGTCGGAGCTGGGGCCTATATCTGCGGTGAAGAGACGGCCCTTTTTGCCGCCATAGAAGGGAAAAGAGGCATACCGAGGCTAAAGCCCCCCTTTCCGCCTACCGCTGGACTGTGGCAAAAACCAACGGCCATAAATAACGTGGAAACCCTGGCTAATATCCCCCTTATCATCGACCGGGGCGCCGAATGGTATGCCGGCTTAGGCACAGAAAGCTCGAAAGGGATAAAGATCTTCTGCCTAAGCGGGGCAGTCAAGTCTCCGGGATTGTATGAGGCCCCTTTTGGGGTTACGCTGCGACATCTTATTTATGAGAAGGCCGGCGGGATGAAAGAAGATAAGCCCCTGAAGGCCATCCTCTGTGGAGGGGCGGCCAGCGGCTTTTTGTCTTCGGAACATCTGGACACCCCGCTGGATTATCAATCTCTGCCACCCCTTGGTTCCGGAGTAGGTTCAGGCGCAATAGCCGTCTTTGCCGAAGGGGCCGATATAGTGGATCTGGTGCGGCAGAATGCCGGATTCTTCCTGCACGAGTCCTGTGGGGCATGCATCCCATGTCGTATTGGCAGTAAACAGATATATGACATCTTAAGTCGATTAATGAAGGGAGAAGGCAGAGAGGCGGACATCGATCTATTGGTCGATCTGGCCGAGACAATGAAGGTCTCCTCACGCTGCGGTCTGGGCATGGCCTCACCTACTCCGCTCTTGACGGCCATCAGGTATTTCCGAGCAGATTTTCTGGCCAAGGTTAACTAA